The following are from one region of the Stigmatella ashevillena genome:
- a CDS encoding M20/M25/M40 family metallo-hydrolase, translated as MSPLPSGLVPRASLALLLVGAVALALATHRPPAALGPDAPPDVFSAARARQHLTWIAQAPRPVGSTRLIEVRRELISLLAAMRVPAEVQTAEVLRPQGSAGTVLAATVHNIIAHLPGTEGRQAVLVSGHYDSVPSGPGAGDDGSAVASMLEALRALRTGPPLKQDVIFLFTDAEEAGLLGAEGFRQHPLFSKVALALNFEARGTRGPSLLFETTGPQGWLIQRFQETAPHPMGNSLAGEVYPYLGADTDLSIFGRAGVAGMNFAFIEGLIHYHTWLDSPEQLADGSLQHHGENLLTLTRALAAGDAPPREAPARVYFNPVGAWLVSYPRAWALPLCILLLIVEVLGTVGSARAGRLRLGALALAVAGTVLGALAAAVLVTLAWNVTQHATDLDAFAQGDSHSPVPFQAGLLALVFVPFALVRRWGQHHLQDEAWGHGARLSWAVLAVVITVLCPGASYLFAWPLLLALLTQHALRRVGKNPWGVGLVLALGGTPLLVLSTSTLYPLAAALGLSLAGVALLLATLILGLLHPALSWIVQGRWNAVAMGAAAVGAVLLLSGAVAAGPRADRPWPESIAYWLDRDGNRAFWLSDEATHGAWAAQFLGDAPPAKRFDEAMPWLETDVLYHEAALLPLPSARTRLVEVGHEGEVRTIALQVDSPPATAVLRFNLPPLEFLEIRVGHSPLPASVLAAGRSEGIRIDYWQPPPEGLPLLLKVRGEAPVRMRSSTISLNVPTLSDSQRRPPSLMAAPFGFGFSDVTVITQTEAL; from the coding sequence ATGAGTCCCCTTCCGTCCGGACTCGTCCCCCGCGCCAGTCTGGCCTTGCTGCTGGTGGGGGCGGTCGCGCTCGCGCTCGCCACCCACCGCCCCCCCGCGGCCCTGGGCCCGGATGCGCCCCCGGACGTCTTCTCGGCGGCCCGTGCCCGTCAGCACCTCACCTGGATCGCCCAGGCGCCGCGCCCTGTCGGCTCGACGCGCTTGATCGAAGTGCGGCGGGAACTGATCTCCCTGCTGGCCGCGATGCGCGTCCCGGCCGAAGTGCAGACCGCCGAGGTGCTTCGTCCCCAGGGCTCTGCCGGAACCGTGCTGGCCGCCACCGTGCACAACATCATCGCGCACCTGCCGGGCACCGAGGGCCGCCAGGCCGTGCTGGTGTCCGGACATTACGACTCGGTCCCCAGTGGCCCCGGTGCCGGGGACGATGGCTCGGCCGTCGCCTCCATGCTGGAGGCCTTGAGGGCCCTGCGCACGGGCCCTCCTTTGAAGCAGGACGTCATCTTCCTCTTCACCGACGCGGAAGAGGCGGGGCTGCTCGGCGCGGAGGGGTTCCGGCAGCACCCGCTGTTCTCCAAGGTGGCCCTCGCCCTCAACTTCGAGGCCCGGGGTACTCGCGGGCCGTCCCTCCTCTTCGAGACGACGGGGCCTCAGGGCTGGCTCATTCAACGGTTCCAGGAGACAGCGCCTCACCCCATGGGCAACTCCTTGGCGGGCGAGGTCTACCCCTACCTCGGCGCCGACACGGATCTGTCCATCTTCGGCCGCGCGGGCGTGGCGGGGATGAACTTCGCCTTCATCGAGGGGCTCATCCACTACCACACGTGGCTGGACTCGCCGGAGCAGCTCGCGGATGGCAGCCTCCAGCACCACGGAGAGAACCTGCTCACCCTCACGCGGGCCCTGGCCGCGGGCGATGCTCCTCCCCGAGAGGCCCCGGCGCGCGTCTACTTCAATCCCGTGGGCGCCTGGCTCGTCTCCTACCCCCGCGCGTGGGCCTTGCCCCTCTGCATCCTGCTGCTCATCGTCGAGGTGCTCGGCACGGTGGGCTCCGCGCGCGCCGGGCGGCTTCGGCTCGGGGCCCTGGCACTCGCCGTGGCGGGCACGGTGCTCGGGGCCCTGGCCGCGGCCGTGCTCGTCACCCTGGCGTGGAACGTCACCCAGCACGCCACCGACTTGGATGCCTTCGCCCAGGGGGACTCCCACTCACCGGTGCCTTTCCAGGCGGGGCTCCTGGCCTTGGTGTTCGTCCCCTTCGCGCTGGTCCGCCGCTGGGGCCAGCACCACCTCCAGGACGAGGCGTGGGGGCATGGCGCACGGCTGTCCTGGGCGGTGCTCGCGGTGGTCATCACCGTGCTCTGCCCGGGGGCAAGCTACCTCTTCGCCTGGCCGCTGCTGCTGGCCCTGTTGACCCAGCACGCCCTGCGCCGCGTGGGCAAGAACCCTTGGGGGGTGGGGCTGGTGCTCGCCCTCGGGGGAACTCCCTTGCTGGTACTGAGCACCTCCACCCTCTACCCGCTCGCCGCGGCGCTCGGGCTCTCGCTCGCGGGCGTGGCCCTGCTGCTCGCCACCCTGATCCTCGGGTTGCTCCACCCCGCCTTGTCCTGGATCGTCCAGGGACGCTGGAATGCCGTGGCGATGGGGGCTGCGGCGGTGGGCGCCGTGCTCCTACTCTCGGGAGCGGTGGCAGCAGGCCCTCGGGCGGATCGCCCCTGGCCCGAGAGCATTGCCTACTGGCTGGACCGGGATGGGAACCGGGCCTTCTGGCTGTCCGACGAAGCCACGCACGGCGCCTGGGCCGCTCAATTCCTGGGTGATGCGCCTCCGGCCAAGCGCTTCGACGAGGCCATGCCCTGGCTGGAAACCGACGTGCTCTACCACGAGGCCGCCCTGCTCCCCCTGCCCTCCGCCCGCACCCGCCTCGTCGAAGTGGGCCACGAGGGAGAGGTGCGCACCATCGCCCTCCAAGTGGACAGCCCTCCGGCGACGGCGGTGCTCCGGTTCAACTTGCCACCGCTGGAGTTCCTCGAGATCCGCGTGGGCCACTCCCCCCTCCCCGCGTCCGTGCTCGCCGCGGGACGAAGCGAGGGGATCCGAATCGATTATTGGCAACCCCCACCGGAAGGGCTCCCGCTGCTCCTGAAGGTCCGAGGAGAGGCGCCCGTGCGCATGCGCTCCAGCACCATCTCCCTGAACGTCCCCACCCTCTCCGATTCCCAGCGGCGGCCGCCCTCCCTCATGGCGGCCCCCTTTGGGTTCGGCTTCAGCGACGTCACGGTCATCACGCAGACGGAGGCGTTGTGA
- a CDS encoding ABC transporter ATP-binding protein/permease, protein MSPPSGSSPLRESPLAEPPSLLVPVSASQVPVSVRNLVRTFPGEPPQIANDQLSFDIHRGEIFGLLGPNGAGKTTLVMQLMGLMRPTSGHIQIEHVDVVRDPDAVKSLIGFLPQGELALNYLEVERALHYTGRLRGQSEHDARTQSRQIIEQLGLGSFRSRYVNHLSGGMSRLVGFGMALMGHPRLLILDEPTNELDPHKRRLVWDTLDQLNREQGLTCLLVTHNVLEAERVIHRLAVMDRGRIIALGTPQDIKQRAGGHIRLELQLKEGLRLEDRELEQLRRHGQVIEVRGGHYRTYLDPQQAAPSSVELIQALGLERVEDLRLAPPSLEEVYLDLDRSAAGETPALPPPPRLEEAAPSPRRPGRHLVALKYLWIAHMLEVRHTWAWNAVFSLFMPVAMVFGLSRIGMGLSDRTSLLYIVSGAAVFSVATEGILTCAQRIAMMRKDGRLIYYASLPISQASFVASIILSRVFIVFPGVITPLLAGWLLHGIRLELSPWLLVVIPLTALSFSGVGMMLGSAIRDLDLLVVITNALISVLLLAAPVFIPEEALPSPLRAMGFLLPPTYAADALRRALDGAVDLRFAVDLAVLAAMTLVSFAGLSRWMRWRVD, encoded by the coding sequence GTGAGCCCCCCTTCTGGATCTTCCCCGCTCCGGGAGTCTCCCCTGGCCGAGCCCCCCTCCCTCCTGGTTCCCGTCTCGGCATCCCAGGTGCCCGTGTCGGTGCGGAACCTGGTCCGCACGTTTCCCGGCGAGCCTCCGCAGATCGCCAATGATCAGCTCTCCTTCGACATCCACCGGGGCGAGATCTTCGGGCTGCTGGGGCCCAACGGCGCGGGGAAGACGACGCTGGTGATGCAGCTCATGGGGCTCATGCGCCCCACCTCGGGCCATATCCAGATCGAGCACGTGGATGTCGTCCGCGATCCGGACGCAGTGAAGTCCCTGATCGGCTTCCTTCCTCAGGGTGAGCTGGCGCTCAACTACCTGGAGGTAGAGCGCGCGCTGCACTACACGGGGCGGCTGAGGGGCCAGAGCGAGCACGATGCCCGCACGCAGAGCCGTCAGATCATCGAGCAGCTCGGTCTGGGCAGCTTCCGAAGCCGGTATGTCAACCACCTCAGCGGCGGCATGTCGCGGCTGGTCGGCTTCGGCATGGCGCTGATGGGCCACCCCCGGCTGCTCATCCTCGACGAGCCCACCAACGAGCTGGATCCGCACAAGCGGCGCCTCGTCTGGGACACCCTGGATCAGCTCAACCGGGAGCAGGGCCTCACCTGCCTGCTCGTCACCCACAACGTGCTGGAGGCCGAGCGGGTCATCCACCGGCTGGCGGTGATGGACCGCGGCCGCATCATCGCGCTCGGAACGCCTCAGGACATCAAGCAGCGAGCGGGAGGCCACATCCGGCTGGAGCTTCAGCTCAAGGAGGGCCTGCGGCTGGAGGACCGGGAGCTGGAGCAGCTTCGCCGCCACGGCCAGGTCATCGAGGTTCGAGGCGGCCACTACCGGACCTATCTGGATCCCCAGCAGGCCGCCCCCAGCAGCGTCGAGCTCATCCAGGCCCTGGGCTTGGAGCGGGTGGAGGATCTCCGGCTCGCCCCTCCCTCGCTGGAGGAGGTGTACCTGGATCTGGACCGCAGCGCGGCCGGGGAAACCCCCGCGCTGCCTCCCCCTCCCCGCCTCGAGGAAGCTGCCCCCAGCCCCCGCCGTCCCGGGCGCCACCTCGTGGCACTCAAGTACCTGTGGATCGCCCACATGCTGGAGGTGCGGCACACCTGGGCGTGGAACGCCGTCTTCTCCCTCTTCATGCCGGTGGCGATGGTGTTCGGGTTGTCACGCATCGGCATGGGCCTGAGCGACCGGACCAGCCTGCTCTACATCGTCAGCGGGGCGGCGGTGTTCTCGGTGGCCACCGAGGGGATCCTGACCTGCGCGCAGCGGATCGCCATGATGCGCAAGGACGGGAGGCTCATCTATTACGCCTCCCTTCCCATCAGTCAGGCGTCCTTCGTCGCCTCCATCATCCTCTCCCGGGTGTTCATCGTCTTCCCCGGGGTGATCACCCCGCTGCTCGCCGGCTGGCTGCTGCACGGCATCCGCCTGGAGCTCAGCCCGTGGCTCCTGGTCGTCATCCCCCTCACCGCGCTGTCCTTCTCGGGGGTGGGCATGATGCTGGGCTCCGCCATCCGCGATCTGGACTTGCTGGTGGTGATCACCAACGCGCTCATCTCCGTGCTGCTGCTGGCGGCGCCCGTGTTCATCCCCGAGGAGGCCCTGCCCTCTCCCCTGCGGGCGATGGGGTTTCTGTTGCCTCCCACCTATGCGGCGGACGCGCTGCGCAGGGCGCTGGATGGCGCCGTGGACCTCCGCTTCGCGGTGGATCTGGCGGTGCTGGCCGCGATGACGCTGGTCAGCTTCGCGGGGTTGTCCCGCTGGATGCGCTGGCGCGTGGACTGA
- a CDS encoding ATP-grasp domain-containing protein, producing MNQFVFVESNTTGTGRLAVERLLAQGEQVTFITRQPEKYPFLVGNKAPGLRVLNVETNDASAVEACVDGLVKEGRVAALLTFSTFYVPTVASIAARHGLRYLQPRAAQACHNKHEARAMLRAAGLPGPEFHVIASEAEAEQLARTVRFPCVVKPPAESGSTGVRRVDTPEELLAHFRSLHSRAANERGQSLRGEVLVESFLEGPEFSVETMTLADGTTHVLGVTQKYLSAPPYFVEMGHDFPADLPPERRRALEEAVLAGLAAVGFDFGPAHTEIRFTSSGPVIIEINPRLAGGMIPELVRLSTGVDLLSVMLEQMLGRPVDLTHTRQDVACIRFITSERPGVLARVEGQGDASRLGTVRQVAVDKAAGSRLRPPESATDRLGYVISSGPERERVLGDAARALSLLRIEQAAPA from the coding sequence GTGAACCAATTCGTTTTCGTCGAGAGCAACACCACGGGGACGGGCCGGTTGGCGGTGGAGCGCCTGCTGGCCCAGGGCGAGCAGGTGACGTTCATCACCCGCCAGCCGGAGAAGTACCCTTTCCTGGTGGGCAACAAGGCCCCGGGGTTGAGGGTGCTGAACGTGGAGACCAACGACGCGTCGGCCGTGGAGGCCTGCGTCGATGGGCTGGTGAAGGAGGGGCGGGTGGCGGCGCTGCTCACCTTCTCCACCTTCTATGTGCCCACGGTGGCGTCCATCGCGGCGCGGCACGGCCTGCGCTACCTCCAGCCTCGCGCGGCCCAGGCCTGTCACAACAAGCACGAGGCGCGAGCCATGCTCCGCGCGGCGGGGCTGCCCGGGCCTGAGTTCCACGTCATCGCCTCGGAGGCCGAGGCGGAGCAACTGGCCCGCACGGTGCGCTTTCCGTGTGTGGTGAAGCCCCCCGCGGAGAGTGGCAGCACGGGGGTGCGCCGGGTGGACACGCCCGAGGAGCTGCTCGCGCACTTCCGCTCCCTGCACTCCCGCGCCGCCAATGAGCGCGGCCAGTCCCTGCGCGGGGAAGTGCTCGTGGAGTCGTTCCTGGAGGGGCCGGAGTTCAGCGTGGAGACGATGACGCTGGCCGATGGCACCACGCACGTGCTCGGGGTGACCCAGAAGTACCTCTCCGCGCCGCCGTACTTCGTGGAGATGGGGCATGACTTCCCGGCGGACCTGCCTCCCGAGCGGCGGCGGGCGCTGGAGGAGGCCGTGCTCGCGGGGCTCGCGGCGGTGGGCTTTGACTTTGGCCCGGCCCACACGGAGATCCGCTTCACGTCTTCCGGCCCGGTCATCATCGAGATCAACCCCCGGCTGGCCGGAGGGATGATTCCGGAGTTGGTGCGGCTGTCCACCGGGGTGGATCTGCTCTCGGTGATGCTGGAGCAGATGTTGGGGCGGCCAGTGGACCTGACGCACACGCGCCAGGACGTGGCCTGTATCCGCTTCATCACCTCGGAGCGTCCTGGCGTGCTGGCGCGCGTGGAGGGACAGGGCGATGCTTCCCGGCTGGGCACCGTCCGCCAGGTGGCCGTGGACAAGGCGGCGGGGAGTCGGCTGCGCCCCCCCGAGAGCGCGACGGACCGGCTGGGCTATGTCATCTCCAGCGGGCCCGAGCGCGAACGGGTGCTTGGCGATGCGGCGCGCGCGCTGTCGTTGCTCCGGATCGAACAGGCCGCGCCGGCGTAA
- a CDS encoding cysteine synthase family protein, giving the protein MLKQPPMLKKASSVLDLMKETPLVALKGRAVSQPKAQLWAKLELAMPGQMKDRVALKAIEDAEARGQLKPGGVIAESSSGTMAEGLARVGAVKGYRVIIVTDPRIDIGLLNKLRAFGAQVDIVESYHPTGGWQHSRLVRLREVLHENPGAFWPRQYDSPSNPGAYTETMTHELVGALGPRIAALVGTVGSGGSLTGTAERLKALAPGVRVVAVDAVGSVIFHQPNGPRLQSGHGNSIIAGNINYRVIDEAHWLSDGEVFNACHELARRESIFGGGSSGAAYVVASWLAERFEPDQHVVALMPDRGDRYCETIYSQEYLAKHNLIGVEAAAAPVPIRYGVDVAERWSHASLPHEGPVPYYAPSVMRSGDLTRSLELE; this is encoded by the coding sequence ATGCTCAAACAACCTCCGATGCTCAAGAAGGCGTCCTCGGTCCTGGACTTGATGAAGGAAACCCCCTTGGTGGCACTCAAGGGGCGGGCGGTGTCCCAGCCCAAGGCGCAGTTGTGGGCCAAGCTGGAGCTGGCCATGCCCGGCCAGATGAAGGACCGCGTCGCGCTCAAGGCGATCGAGGACGCGGAGGCCCGCGGACAGCTCAAGCCGGGCGGCGTCATCGCGGAGAGCTCCTCGGGCACCATGGCGGAGGGGCTGGCCCGGGTGGGCGCGGTGAAGGGCTACCGGGTCATCATCGTCACGGATCCGCGCATCGACATCGGCCTGCTCAACAAGCTGCGCGCCTTCGGGGCCCAGGTGGACATTGTCGAGAGCTACCACCCGACAGGGGGCTGGCAGCACTCGCGGCTGGTGCGGCTGCGAGAGGTCCTCCACGAGAATCCGGGCGCGTTTTGGCCGCGGCAGTATGACTCGCCCAGCAACCCCGGGGCGTACACGGAGACGATGACGCACGAGCTGGTCGGTGCGCTCGGGCCCCGCATCGCGGCGCTGGTGGGCACCGTGGGCAGCGGCGGCTCGCTCACCGGAACGGCGGAGCGGCTCAAGGCGCTGGCGCCGGGCGTGCGCGTCGTGGCGGTGGATGCGGTGGGCTCGGTCATCTTCCATCAGCCCAACGGCCCCCGCCTCCAGAGCGGCCACGGCAACAGCATCATCGCGGGCAACATCAACTACCGCGTCATCGACGAGGCGCACTGGCTGTCGGATGGCGAGGTGTTCAACGCCTGCCACGAGCTGGCGCGGCGGGAGTCCATCTTCGGCGGGGGCTCCTCCGGAGCGGCCTACGTGGTGGCCTCCTGGCTGGCGGAGCGGTTCGAGCCGGATCAACACGTGGTGGCGCTGATGCCGGACCGGGGAGACCGCTACTGTGAGACGATCTACTCGCAGGAGTACCTGGCCAAGCACAACCTGATCGGGGTGGAGGCCGCGGCGGCCCCCGTGCCCATCCGCTACGGCGTGGACGTGGCCGAGCGTTGGAGCCATGCCTCCCTGCCGCATGAGGGCCCGGTTCCGTACTACGCTCCTTCCGTGATGCGCAGCGGCGATCTGACCCGCTCGCTGGAGCTGGAGTGA
- the argH gene encoding argininosuccinate lyase produces MSAQAIGRLSRGPHPVLFELLYEPHFASDKAQVLPHLLRIDAAHVVMLARRGILAPEPASRLLALNRELARRLASGEELFPPPPSHRGLYLLYEGEYIARLGGEVGGAAHVARSRNDINATVTRMRLRPVLAEVLRQGLLLASQLERLGGEHAQTLMSAFTHLQPAQPATFGHYLGGVLSELLRTLDWIAGAHDTLNRCPMGAAAGVGTSFPIDTTIVAELLGFDGPLGNSLDAVGSRDYVVQVLSGLALLGTLLTRMSADFQTWASSAYGFLGWPDELVSTSSIMPQKRNAFVLENIRGQAVKATGFLMNALMGLKSTSFTNSVEVSSEATSPVWPALETARTALVLMELLVSNLIVHPEPMRRFLVGQDTTMTALADHLVARHGLAFRTAHDVVGRLVNLKREPELTPQAARGLLEPLLATTLGRDVSLNEAELAQVLDPEGCVRAAAYGGGPAPEAVRAHLAVLGQARERLQQRVQGWKTRLDAADDALAAASAAGVSSTA; encoded by the coding sequence TTGAGCGCTCAGGCCATTGGCCGGCTCTCGCGCGGCCCCCACCCCGTTCTTTTCGAGCTGCTGTACGAGCCGCACTTCGCTTCCGACAAGGCGCAGGTGCTTCCCCACCTGCTGCGCATCGACGCGGCCCACGTCGTGATGCTCGCGCGCCGGGGAATCCTCGCCCCCGAGCCCGCCTCGCGCCTGCTGGCACTCAACCGGGAGTTGGCGCGCCGCCTGGCTTCGGGCGAGGAGCTGTTTCCCCCACCGCCTTCCCACCGGGGGCTCTACCTCCTCTATGAGGGGGAGTACATCGCCCGGCTGGGCGGAGAGGTGGGCGGGGCCGCCCATGTGGCGCGCAGCCGCAACGACATCAACGCCACCGTGACGCGCATGCGCTTGAGGCCCGTCCTGGCGGAGGTGCTGCGGCAGGGCCTGTTGCTGGCCAGCCAGTTGGAGCGGCTGGGCGGGGAGCATGCGCAGACGCTGATGAGCGCCTTCACGCACCTGCAACCGGCCCAGCCGGCCACCTTCGGCCACTACCTGGGCGGGGTCCTGTCCGAGCTGCTGCGGACGCTCGACTGGATCGCCGGAGCCCATGACACCCTCAACCGCTGCCCCATGGGCGCCGCGGCGGGCGTGGGCACCTCCTTCCCCATCGACACCACCATCGTGGCGGAGCTGCTGGGCTTCGACGGCCCGTTGGGCAACTCGCTGGATGCGGTGGGCTCACGGGACTACGTGGTCCAGGTGCTCAGTGGGCTGGCCTTGCTGGGGACCCTCCTCACCCGGATGTCGGCGGACTTCCAGACGTGGGCGAGCTCGGCCTATGGCTTTCTGGGATGGCCGGACGAACTGGTGAGCACCAGCTCCATCATGCCGCAGAAGCGCAATGCCTTCGTCCTGGAGAACATCCGGGGCCAGGCGGTGAAGGCCACGGGCTTCCTGATGAATGCCCTGATGGGGCTCAAGAGCACCTCCTTCACCAACAGCGTGGAGGTCAGCTCCGAGGCCACCTCGCCCGTGTGGCCGGCCCTGGAGACGGCCCGGACGGCGCTGGTGCTCATGGAGCTGCTGGTGTCCAACCTCATCGTCCACCCGGAGCCCATGCGGCGGTTCCTGGTAGGGCAGGACACGACCATGACGGCGCTGGCGGATCACCTCGTCGCGCGGCATGGGCTCGCCTTCCGCACGGCGCATGACGTGGTGGGGCGGCTGGTGAACCTCAAGCGCGAGCCGGAGCTCACGCCCCAGGCGGCGCGCGGCCTGCTGGAGCCCTTGCTGGCCACCACGCTGGGCCGGGACGTCTCCCTGAACGAGGCGGAGCTGGCGCAGGTGCTGGATCCGGAGGGCTGTGTGCGCGCCGCGGCTTATGGCGGTGGCCCCGCCCCCGAGGCAGTGCGTGCCCACCTGGCCGTGCTGGGGCAGGCGCGCGAGCGGCTCCAGCAGCGGGTGCAGGGGTGGAAAACGCGGCTGGATGCCGCGGACGATGCTTTGGCCGCGGCGAGCGCCGCGGGTGTCTCTTCGACGGCTTAG
- a CDS encoding aminoacyl-tRNA deacylase: MSSTAVNEGSDRLKQYLTTQTVDASLVRPGQEMPTVPLAAAALGVSPGQIVKSILFEGKKDRGVIVLAIAPGDVRVSAGKVGAAAGVSQLKLASPDTVLRATGYAVGGVPPVGHATQVSVVVDSRVLTHPFVFGGGGDEHHMLRIVPQDIVRLTAARVADVVAEPEPRPAS, translated from the coding sequence TTGAGCAGCACAGCGGTCAATGAAGGCAGCGATCGGTTGAAGCAGTACCTCACGACCCAGACGGTGGATGCCTCCCTGGTCCGGCCCGGGCAGGAGATGCCCACGGTGCCGCTGGCGGCGGCGGCGCTGGGCGTCAGCCCCGGGCAGATCGTCAAATCCATCCTGTTCGAGGGCAAGAAGGACCGCGGGGTGATCGTCCTGGCGATCGCCCCAGGGGACGTGCGCGTCTCCGCGGGCAAGGTGGGCGCCGCGGCGGGGGTCTCGCAGCTCAAGCTGGCTTCGCCCGACACGGTGCTGCGGGCCACGGGCTATGCGGTGGGTGGGGTGCCGCCGGTGGGGCATGCCACCCAGGTCTCCGTGGTGGTGGACTCCCGCGTGCTCACCCACCCCTTCGTGTTCGGAGGGGGAGGGGATGAGCACCACATGTTGCGCATTGTCCCTCAGGACATCGTCCGGCTCACCGCCGCGCGTGTCGCCGACGTGGTGGCGGAACCGGAGCCGAGGCCCGCCTCTTGA